The Rhinoderma darwinii isolate aRhiDar2 chromosome 8, aRhiDar2.hap1, whole genome shotgun sequence genome has a window encoding:
- the LOC142659771 gene encoding distal membrane-arm assembly complex protein 2-like isoform X4, with amino-acid sequence MAAPRLMQSVRVLPAISHGILRYGSSSSETKEKVLQYLMNNFTSVQTIMKWNNDFKFWRLKTRNKRFYLIESMYGKNAAAAYYTLEQKGGVRFKGHAEWLPPNHKGRYHFQQYKDVPVECVDLSGSMVTYMGLSNIVGLQELRELNLSRCRYIDDWALSRLHVFKDSLQVLSLAGCHQVTERGLATLHHLQNLKHLDLSDLPAVKNKGLTLILLEEMLPACEIVGFDYTDGLYTEEIAASSERMK; translated from the exons ATGGCGGCGCCCAGGCTG ATGCAGAGTGTCAGAGTGCTGCCCGCCATCAGTCATGGGATCCTTCGTTACGGTTCATCGTCTTCTGAAACCAAAGAGAAGGTCCTGCAATATCTTATGAATAACTTCACCTCAGTTCAGACTATAATGAAGTGGAACAACGACTTCAAGTTCTGGCGACTGAAGACGAGGAATAA ACGCTTTTATTTAATAGAATCAATGTATGGAAAAAATGCTGCCGCCGCATACTACACGCTGGAGCAGAAGGGAGGTGTGAG GTTCAAAGGTCACGCTGAGTGGCTTCCGCCAAACCATAAGGGACGTTATCATTTTCAGCAGTACAAGGACGTACCTGTAGAATGTGTGGACTTAAGTGGAAGCATGGTGACCTACATGGGCCTGAGCAACATAG TCGGATTGCAGGAGTTGCGGGAACTGAACCTCAGCCGCTGCCGGTACATAGATGACTGGGCTTTAAGTCGACTGCATGTATTTAAGGATTCCTTACAAGTCCTGTCATTAGCTGGATGTCATCAAGTGACTGAACGAGGGTTGGCCACCCTACACCACCTACA GAATCTGAAGCATTTGGATTTGTCTGACCTCCCCGCCGTCAAAAATAAGGGGTTAACGCTGATCCTCTTGGAGGAGATGTTGCCAGCCTGCGAGATTGTGGGGTTTGATTATACAGATGggctgtatacagaggagatcgcGGCCAGCTCAGAGCGCATGAAATAA